A single uncultured Acetobacterium sp. DNA region contains:
- a CDS encoding DUF6144 family protein, producing MFDIRKIQEQVIYAAVKEASNEETANEIVYGPDGNGQLEDNPTWVKATMKRLEKQFDQPTVRQLRRNCQCGYGMDEKLTLVKELVEASSSLEEFGKLDKAKAAGLYCENGELYLQFHFCPCPMLEEVDRLETNTWCQCTTGYSKVLFEKAFKCPVEVTLLKSIKMGDDKCLMKVIPQGTIWK from the coding sequence ATGTTTGATATTAGAAAAATTCAGGAACAAGTCATTTATGCGGCGGTTAAAGAAGCGAGCAATGAAGAAACGGCTAACGAAATTGTCTACGGACCCGATGGCAACGGTCAGCTAGAGGATAATCCGACCTGGGTCAAAGCGACAATGAAACGACTGGAAAAGCAGTTTGATCAACCGACCGTTCGTCAGCTGAGACGCAATTGTCAATGCGGTTATGGGATGGATGAGAAATTGACGCTTGTTAAAGAACTGGTCGAGGCCTCTTCAAGCCTGGAAGAATTCGGGAAGCTGGACAAAGCAAAAGCGGCCGGGCTGTATTGTGAGAACGGGGAACTCTATCTGCAGTTTCATTTTTGCCCCTGCCCCATGTTGGAAGAGGTTGATCGGTTGGAGACCAATACCTGGTGCCAATGCACCACTGGTTACAGCAAGGTTCTTTTTGAAAAAGCATTTAAGTGTCCGGTAGAGGTAACGTTGTTAAAGAGTATCAAAATGGGTGACGACAAATGCTTAATGAAAGTCATTCCCCAAGGAACGATTTGGAAATAA
- a CDS encoding bifunctional diguanylate cyclase/phosphodiesterase: MKKTWTLRRQLNILLALIVIFQSVALVSALLVSQVFFMLDAEAVRLLNNTTETRMETFNSAVGLMIGNMADETQQLNSELISLARQKDVSPESLYLDNGTYNETALLASDSLVSILKQNRVTGAFFILNGSNANKDDQAAHSAIYIRNATPEDGETSNFLLEIGPMAVSKQYTMATSIRWNLDMRADQEAGSFDFYEKPIWASTQFKNSEMERYGYWSTPQDILKDNQQVVCYTMPILDENGNGYGVMGIEIDMPYFSQSYLPDSDLIYQNSFYVIAGMENDALDLNWFIPSGVLAKTYLKSDEELRLKPLEDDGIYETKLDELGSMICSVRELKVYSGNSPFVDQNWTLACFVPSDVLRENSLSVQQKLVYSIVLTTLLAFSAVFVLVYFFTRKISGVAKYVRNLSPYDEIHFKPTGMLEIDDLTSAVQLLSQSLVNVSKTTSKILELSLLPIGGYEVLDSSKHVILTDFLYWLLHLDPGSLITKEVWQTYYEKLTNYPMKDYENIYAYYDQYTEKQLWLRILEAKSPTGIVGVILDVTDDMAEKQRLTNELDYDALTGLLSNTALKREVTRKIKEAPDKIGAMIFIDLDNLKYINDNFGHDVGDRLIIRASEIFRYFEQYQGLVSRISGDEFAIYLHNYDHQDPIRKIVKTLYDNEYYLTTPDGFRNRIRFSAGVAWYSLDADNVTDLLKLSDFAMYEAKSKEKGRLFEFNRKYYEQMSYLLENREAINRLLDEQLIRFAFQPIVDLKTGEVAAYEALMRPLLDNFKNPTEILAVAAAQSKLAQLERLIMLLAFQTIKERSGEIGSKKIFINSIPSQRLNDEDSQMIEDNYSHHFDRVVIEVTEEESKDGKILDEKVKYIRKNGMKIAVDDFGVGYSNEIRILSLLPDIIKIDLEMIQGINKNVDKQNLVANLVSFCHQKGVKVVAEGIETKEDLSTVIKLEIDYAQGFYLGYPSFELAESSNTVKEEIVKHRLNS; the protein is encoded by the coding sequence ATGAAAAAAACCTGGACACTCCGAAGGCAGTTAAATATTCTTCTGGCATTGATCGTGATCTTTCAAAGCGTTGCGTTGGTATCTGCCTTGTTGGTATCACAGGTTTTTTTCATGTTGGATGCTGAAGCCGTTCGATTGCTCAATAATACCACCGAAACCCGAATGGAGACCTTCAATTCAGCGGTCGGTCTGATGATTGGGAATATGGCCGATGAAACCCAACAATTGAATTCGGAACTGATTTCATTGGCCAGACAAAAAGACGTATCACCAGAAAGCTTGTATCTTGACAATGGGACCTACAATGAAACGGCCCTGTTGGCCAGCGACTCACTGGTATCAATTTTAAAGCAGAACCGGGTAACGGGAGCTTTTTTTATTTTAAACGGCTCCAACGCCAACAAAGACGATCAGGCTGCCCATTCGGCAATTTATATCCGAAATGCGACGCCTGAAGACGGTGAGACATCCAATTTTTTGCTTGAAATTGGGCCGATGGCGGTATCGAAGCAATACACCATGGCAACCAGTATCCGTTGGAATCTGGATATGCGTGCAGATCAGGAAGCTGGCAGTTTTGATTTTTATGAAAAGCCAATCTGGGCCAGCACCCAGTTTAAAAATTCAGAAATGGAGCGTTACGGCTATTGGTCCACCCCCCAGGATATACTAAAAGATAACCAGCAGGTGGTCTGTTACACCATGCCAATTTTGGATGAAAACGGCAATGGATACGGTGTCATGGGCATCGAAATTGACATGCCTTATTTTTCCCAGTCTTATCTGCCCGATTCTGATCTGATTTATCAAAATAGTTTTTATGTAATCGCCGGAATGGAAAATGATGCTCTGGATCTGAATTGGTTTATTCCCAGCGGCGTGCTGGCAAAAACCTATTTAAAAAGTGATGAAGAACTGCGCTTGAAGCCTCTGGAAGATGATGGAATTTATGAGACAAAATTGGATGAATTAGGATCAATGATCTGCTCGGTTCGGGAATTGAAGGTGTACAGCGGAAATTCGCCTTTTGTCGATCAGAATTGGACATTGGCCTGCTTTGTGCCCAGTGACGTTTTAAGAGAAAATTCGCTTTCAGTCCAGCAAAAACTGGTTTACAGTATTGTGTTAACCACTTTATTGGCTTTTTCAGCGGTCTTTGTGCTGGTATATTTTTTTACACGCAAAATTTCTGGGGTGGCAAAGTATGTTCGGAATCTTTCGCCTTATGACGAAATTCACTTCAAACCAACGGGGATGCTCGAGATTGATGATCTGACCTCGGCGGTTCAGCTGTTAAGCCAGAGTTTGGTGAATGTCTCAAAAACGACATCAAAAATATTGGAACTGAGTTTATTGCCGATTGGCGGTTATGAAGTACTTGATAGCAGTAAACATGTAATTCTGACCGATTTTCTCTATTGGCTGCTTCATCTTGATCCGGGAAGTCTGATTACAAAAGAGGTCTGGCAAACTTACTATGAGAAGTTGACCAATTATCCAATGAAAGATTACGAAAATATTTACGCTTATTATGATCAATACACAGAAAAGCAGCTATGGTTGCGGATTCTCGAAGCAAAATCACCGACTGGTATAGTGGGGGTCATTTTAGATGTGACCGACGATATGGCTGAAAAGCAGCGTTTGACCAACGAACTGGATTATGATGCATTGACCGGATTATTGAGTAATACTGCCCTGAAGCGAGAGGTAACCCGAAAAATAAAAGAGGCGCCAGATAAAATCGGAGCCATGATTTTTATTGATCTGGATAATCTAAAATACATCAACGACAATTTTGGTCACGATGTGGGGGATCGGCTTATTATTCGCGCGAGTGAGATTTTTCGTTATTTTGAGCAGTATCAGGGTCTGGTGTCGCGAATATCGGGGGATGAGTTCGCTATTTATCTGCATAATTACGATCATCAGGATCCGATTCGAAAGATTGTTAAAACGTTATATGATAATGAATACTATCTGACAACGCCAGATGGTTTCCGTAACCGGATCCGTTTTTCAGCAGGTGTTGCCTGGTATTCACTGGATGCCGATAATGTAACCGATCTGCTTAAGCTGTCTGATTTTGCGATGTATGAAGCAAAGAGCAAAGAGAAAGGACGGTTGTTTGAATTCAATCGGAAATATTATGAGCAGATGTCCTATTTACTTGAAAATCGAGAAGCTATCAACCGATTACTGGATGAACAGCTGATTCGCTTTGCCTTTCAACCGATCGTTGATCTAAAAACGGGTGAAGTGGCAGCATATGAAGCGTTGATGCGTCCGTTACTGGATAACTTCAAGAATCCAACCGAGATTCTCGCCGTTGCAGCAGCTCAGTCTAAACTGGCTCAGTTGGAACGCCTGATTATGTTACTGGCCTTCCAGACCATCAAAGAACGTTCTGGGGAAATAGGAAGTAAAAAAATATTTATTAATAGCATTCCAAGCCAGCGTCTCAATGATGAAGACAGTCAGATGATTGAGGATAATTATAGCCATCATTTTGATCGGGTAGTGATTGAGGTAACGGAAGAAGAAAGCAAAGACGGGAAAATTTTGGATGAGAAGGTCAAATATATCAGAAAAAACGGCATGAAAATTGCAGTGGATGATTTTGGCGTCGGTTATTCCAATGAGATACGAATTCTGTCACTTCTGCCGGATATCATTAAAATTGATTTGGAAATGATTCAGGGAATCAATAAAAATGTGGATAAACAAAATCTGGTTGCTAATTTGGTATCATTTTGTCATCAAAAAGGGGTGAAGGTCGTAGCAGAAGGGATTGAAACGAAAGAGGATCTGTCTACCGTTATCAAATTAGAGATAGACTATGCACAGGGATTCTATCTGGGATATCCAAGTTTTGAATTGGCAGAAAGCAGTAATACCGTTAAAGAAGAAATTGTTAAACATCGCTTAAACTCATAA
- a CDS encoding zinc-ribbon domain-containing protein, which translates to MITCPRCGKSNPDGTEFCLYCGNDLKKKADLATDRKNDLNAASKSSRTPETKGNRFIAIRNKLSSKLWNSKDLPKKDNK; encoded by the coding sequence ATGATTACTTGTCCCAGATGCGGAAAATCCAATCCTGATGGAACTGAATTTTGTCTTTATTGTGGGAATGATTTGAAGAAAAAAGCGGATTTGGCGACAGACCGCAAAAATGATCTGAACGCAGCGTCAAAAAGTTCTCGAACACCAGAAACGAAAGGCAATCGATTTATTGCCATTAGAAACAAGTTATCGAGTAAACTTTGGAATAGTAAAGATCTTCCCAAAAAGGATAATAAGTAA
- a CDS encoding DUF3795 domain-containing protein: MEEKLIAPCGMNCSLCVSYQSQKYDLKKQGFNRKYCPGCIPRGENCIHMGGQCERLKNGSVRFCYECETFPCKRLKALDKRYRSKYHMSMIENLKAIQKDGMDSFLKTEAEKWACSQCGKPICCHNGLCLKCDLEILRQNKKYRWNEE; encoded by the coding sequence ATGGAAGAAAAATTGATTGCACCCTGCGGAATGAACTGCAGTTTGTGTGTCAGCTACCAGTCACAGAAGTATGATTTAAAAAAGCAGGGATTTAATCGAAAATACTGTCCCGGCTGTATTCCAAGAGGTGAAAACTGCATCCATATGGGTGGTCAGTGTGAGCGTTTAAAAAACGGTAGTGTCCGTTTTTGCTATGAGTGTGAAACCTTTCCCTGCAAACGCCTAAAAGCATTGGATAAGCGCTACCGGTCCAAATATCACATGAGCATGATTGAAAATTTGAAAGCCATTCAGAAAGATGGCATGGACAGCTTTCTCAAAACAGAAGCGGAAAAATGGGCATGTTCTCAATGCGGCAAGCCGATCTGCTGTCACAATGGTCTTTGTCTGAAGTGTGATCTTGAGATCCTCCGGCAAAATAAAAAATATCGCTGGAATGAGGAATAA
- a CDS encoding fructose bisphosphate aldolase, with protein MNKLQLERMKNDNGFIAALDQSGGSTPKALAIYGIPKEAYADETEMFQLVHEMRSRIMKSPAFTKDRILAAILFEKTMDLKVDDKYSADYLWETKGIVPILKVDKGLLDLENGVQLMKPISDLDALLIRAKERHIFGTKMRSVIKEANPTGIKAIVDQQFEVGKAIVAAGFIPILEPEVDIHTPNKKEAEAILKQEIIEHLKSLDANCQIMFKLTIPDVDNFYAEIMTDPNVVRTVALSGGYSREESNEKLAKNHNLIASFSRALTEGLNASQSEDEFNSMLDQSIQSIYDASIK; from the coding sequence ATGAATAAGTTACAGTTGGAACGAATGAAAAATGATAACGGATTTATTGCGGCCCTTGATCAAAGCGGCGGCAGCACACCAAAGGCACTGGCAATTTATGGCATTCCCAAAGAAGCTTATGCTGATGAGACAGAGATGTTTCAATTGGTCCATGAAATGCGGTCAAGAATTATGAAAAGTCCAGCTTTTACCAAAGATAGAATTCTGGCGGCGATCCTGTTTGAAAAAACAATGGATTTAAAAGTGGATGATAAATACAGTGCTGATTATCTTTGGGAAACGAAAGGAATCGTCCCAATTCTAAAAGTGGATAAGGGTTTATTAGATTTAGAAAATGGTGTTCAATTAATGAAACCGATTTCAGATCTTGATGCATTACTCATTCGCGCCAAAGAACGACATATCTTTGGGACCAAAATGCGTTCGGTTATAAAAGAAGCCAATCCAACCGGCATCAAAGCAATCGTCGACCAACAGTTTGAAGTTGGCAAAGCGATTGTCGCAGCCGGTTTTATTCCAATTTTAGAGCCCGAGGTAGATATTCACACACCCAATAAAAAAGAGGCGGAAGCAATCCTCAAACAGGAAATTATTGAGCATTTGAAATCATTGGATGCAAACTGCCAAATCATGTTTAAACTGACCATTCCCGATGTTGATAATTTCTATGCAGAGATCATGACCGATCCAAATGTCGTCAGAACGGTTGCGCTATCGGGAGGATATTCCCGAGAAGAATCAAATGAAAAATTGGCAAAAAATCACAACCTCATTGCCAGCTTCTCAAGAGCACTAACGGAAGGATTAAATGCCAGCCAAAGTGAAGACGAATTTAACAGCATGCTAGATCAATCGATTCAATCGATTTATGATGCATCGATCAAATAA
- a CDS encoding GyrI-like domain-containing protein — protein sequence MLKNELVSKAIGYIVENLNQEITLADVAAYCHLSKYYFSRVFKAETGESVYAFIKRLKMEQSAIEMKLGKNKSITDISVNYGYSSSNYSSAFKKHHHISPAEFRKTVNANCAPHPFILDKLAKFQSFEDYNQRIEIKELDDLLVIYERYLGNYLELGNNFYEFTEKYKSYFKADTLLIDRFFDDPSITDVGQCLYDIGMTVDTNCRLDNVMTIQGGKFAVYRFDGVITDIYEVLQGIFNIWLPNSRYEMDERYGLDIYRKMDRDNRHVIMDLCIPIK from the coding sequence ATGTTAAAAAACGAATTGGTCAGCAAAGCCATCGGTTATATCGTAGAAAATTTAAATCAGGAAATTACGCTCGCAGATGTTGCCGCCTATTGTCATCTTTCCAAGTATTATTTTAGCAGAGTTTTCAAAGCCGAAACAGGGGAAAGTGTCTACGCCTTTATCAAGCGCTTGAAAATGGAACAAAGCGCCATCGAAATGAAGCTCGGTAAGAATAAATCCATTACGGATATAAGTGTTAACTACGGATACAGCTCATCAAATTACAGCTCAGCTTTTAAGAAACACCATCATATTTCGCCGGCTGAATTTCGCAAAACGGTGAATGCAAACTGTGCGCCCCACCCTTTTATACTGGATAAACTGGCAAAATTTCAATCATTTGAAGACTACAATCAACGGATCGAAATCAAAGAACTGGATGATTTGTTGGTAATTTATGAACGGTATCTGGGAAATTACCTTGAGCTGGGAAATAATTTTTATGAATTCACAGAAAAATATAAAAGCTACTTTAAAGCAGATACCCTTCTGATCGATCGTTTTTTTGATGATCCGTCCATTACCGATGTCGGCCAATGCTTGTACGATATCGGTATGACGGTGGATACGAACTGTCGGCTTGACAATGTCATGACCATTCAAGGCGGAAAGTTTGCCGTTTACCGTTTTGATGGGGTGATTACGGATATCTATGAAGTGCTCCAGGGCATCTTTAATATTTGGCTACCAAACAGCCGTTATGAAATGGATGAACGCTACGGATTGGACATTTACCGAAAGATGGACCGGGATAACCGACATGTCATTATGGATTTATGCATTCCAATTAAATAG
- a CDS encoding extracellular solute-binding protein, translated as MKRKVIAMCITLSVLFLLTACSAGEKTALDPKNPVSITLWHYYVGDNKIALEKAVDQFNKTIGSEKGVVVSAVAKGSIAELEKAVTDSAKGVINAEPMPDLFSAYPDKALEIDQMGKLCDLNDYLSKEEKSHYVEEFLKDGQFDGDRQLILPIVKSTELLYINQTAWNEYAAANGVDAQKLTTWEGVYEAARGFYQWTDAKTPETAWDGKSFMGIDSLANYVIIGNKQLGVEIIDGTNQKVVLNRTVMKKLFDNYYGGISLGYFNAVGKFRSDDIKAGDLAAYVGSTSGAAYFPTWIEKNNTQSPIDLLALSYPVFAGGNPDAIQQGAGMSISKSTPERQEGAALFLKWFTAEDQNIEFAMTTGYLPVQSGAYENAAFKESLESMRSGEQSEKNVAAVYDIALNQIMERDTYASIPFSGSYDVRTTLEKSLAAMADAGRQNAMVLKEQGMTEDEILKTLDLNARFEEWMTTIRNSLNERGIAYTENE; from the coding sequence ATGAAGAGAAAAGTAATCGCAATGTGCATAACTTTAAGTGTGCTTTTTTTGTTGACGGCTTGCTCAGCAGGAGAAAAGACAGCATTGGATCCCAAAAACCCAGTTTCAATTACCTTATGGCATTATTACGTGGGTGATAATAAAATTGCTTTGGAAAAAGCGGTGGATCAATTTAATAAAACCATCGGCTCGGAAAAAGGGGTGGTTGTTAGTGCCGTCGCCAAAGGCAGTATTGCCGAACTGGAAAAAGCGGTTACCGATTCGGCCAAGGGCGTCATCAATGCGGAACCCATGCCAGATCTATTTTCAGCTTATCCAGATAAAGCATTAGAAATTGATCAAATGGGAAAACTCTGCGATTTGAATGATTATTTATCAAAAGAAGAAAAGAGCCACTATGTTGAAGAGTTTTTGAAGGATGGACAATTTGATGGCGATCGTCAGTTGATTCTACCCATTGTCAAAAGCACCGAATTGCTGTATATCAATCAGACCGCCTGGAACGAATATGCCGCCGCCAATGGTGTGGATGCCCAGAAATTAACCACCTGGGAAGGCGTGTATGAAGCTGCCCGGGGGTTTTACCAATGGACTGATGCGAAGACCCCCGAAACAGCTTGGGATGGCAAAAGCTTTATGGGAATTGACTCCCTTGCCAACTATGTCATCATCGGAAATAAGCAATTGGGGGTTGAAATCATCGATGGCACCAATCAAAAGGTTGTTTTAAACCGTACCGTCATGAAAAAGCTGTTTGATAATTATTATGGTGGAATCAGTCTGGGATATTTCAACGCGGTGGGCAAGTTTCGCTCGGATGATATTAAAGCCGGAGATTTAGCTGCCTATGTGGGCTCAACATCCGGGGCCGCCTATTTTCCAACTTGGATTGAAAAAAATAATACCCAGTCACCGATTGATCTGTTGGCATTGTCATACCCGGTTTTTGCCGGCGGAAATCCTGATGCCATTCAACAGGGCGCTGGGATGAGCATCTCAAAATCCACGCCGGAACGACAGGAGGGGGCGGCGCTTTTTCTGAAATGGTTCACCGCTGAAGATCAGAATATTGAATTTGCCATGACCACCGGCTACCTTCCGGTGCAATCAGGCGCCTATGAGAATGCGGCGTTTAAAGAATCCTTGGAATCGATGCGTTCTGGTGAACAGTCAGAAAAGAATGTCGCGGCTGTTTATGATATTGCATTAAATCAAATCATGGAGCGAGATACTTATGCCTCAATCCCTTTTAGCGGCAGCTATGATGTTCGAACGACCCTGGAAAAATCCCTCGCTGCCATGGCCGACGCGGGTCGCCAAAATGCAATGGTGCTGAAAGAACAGGGAATGACAGAAGATGAGATACTGAAAACGCTTGATCTGAATGCCCGGTTTGAAGAATGGATGACGACCATTCGCAACAGCTTAAATGAACGGGGCATCGCTTATACCGAGAACGAATAG
- a CDS encoding hemerythrin family protein has protein sequence MLWKDKYELGDTLIDTQHKELFQRVETFMGTLRSADSWEDKVQRVNETLEFMKVYVVEHFRDEEVYQKSIDYPGYEAHKQIHLDMVNYVLQVSDEYERSGFDEKMMQQFGGKLLAWLINHVASEDQRIADFAIERKEQAND, from the coding sequence ATGCTCTGGAAAGATAAATATGAATTGGGGGATACTTTAATTGACACGCAACACAAGGAACTGTTTCAGCGTGTGGAAACATTTATGGGAACACTCCGCTCTGCTGACTCATGGGAAGATAAAGTTCAACGTGTTAATGAAACCCTTGAATTTATGAAAGTCTATGTGGTTGAACACTTTCGAGATGAGGAAGTCTATCAAAAAAGTATCGATTATCCCGGCTATGAGGCCCATAAACAAATACATCTTGATATGGTGAATTACGTTTTACAAGTGTCTGATGAATACGAGCGCAGCGGTTTTGACGAGAAAATGATGCAACAATTTGGCGGAAAGCTTCTTGCCTGGCTAATTAACCATGTTGCCTCAGAAGATCAGCGGATCGCTGATTTTGCAATCGAAAGAAAGGAGCAAGCCAATGACTGA